Proteins from a single region of Theileria parva strain Muguga chromosome 1, complete sequence, whole genome shotgun sequence:
- the dis3 gene encoding DIS3-like exonuclease 1: MVLILTLASGSNCPERILFKLSRLKYISPYFRNYEINTLITNRLPIYETLYNVHYTSNVKYTHTFFDPSSKKSGILKFNRSLSNPNLKYYNTASDSPQSSDLTPSNSDTCINSEESKKHNIEISYEEYWNDADIEELEREHPELVVRGTVFIPAFATYESKLILTNSTNINLANTNINLNNNILKESEDHSGAKKKGTNELKIYGFISRNRAFHGDSVVAIKSRRQKAVTHMPSQSPGAKIAYKETPGECRVIKILARSPNLSSFVSTFNLSEFFDNKLEYVRCQPRDTRWPAFKVYKSDLNTDVTTVLNSYKSDCPNSKLDKNILCINRFVEWKKSELEPKGGIIRVIGETGDPDSEMEGTLLFHGLDPKGFSEPVLANLNELIEEGNKTKWDNRKDMNHLFVISIDPQDAKDLDDALSIELIPTNSPDSADGGIMYRIGVHVADVSHFVKENSLVDLDARTRATSVYMEHLVYPMLPQQLSEDLCSLLPKKEKLCFSVFVDVCESGEGEKIGNDLYIRDVNFVLSTITSKNRLTYDNAKTMLYGCLNVKRGGKELDLASYSFSYIEKMIEDLGISDETKLSLVRLYYLSQKLRYYRLKQLGAVHVDIDGSIKCHIPKLTGQNQKSDEPIDRYLNNKGKLDRRYMLRVEKMPKESHELIEEMMLLANTQVAKFISEKIDLYFLRIHEDTSKAVKSLIAQMLPKNLKNLIQVDKMNVTEVLSKCEHYMDPSAFQSLSFSVLQKFKEAIYSPIYRDGNTQNTNTSNSVDTSNSVDTSNSVNSSNSVDTSNSVNSSNPVDSVNDVGRVEVRHWGLALPVYLHFTSPIRRYPDLYTHRMLKDILYAKVRSDSVDLLSRICERCNLQKRRAFDAQKEYKNFAFNKYLQFLSFIAPKLDKAYLKTVSISQPFTLTQDSSDERKGGNSGVWGYLYNDACVSSIVLNHQANSQEEAAVSESKIRKKKSKVNEMGEKRDMGKSSIVFYIPLLNEQRSVSCDSLGVKPVNFNFDKKSKKRQRVKSSILSSYYQNSRELESEEEYGKGKSENQGTKAQGITVMMNTKRLHFYIYQKAKVLLIPGSKMWTVRLPIDYLK, from the coding sequence ATGGTTTTGATCTTAACTTTGGCAAGTGGATCAAATTGTCCAGAACGAATACTTTTCAAGTTGTCTAGATTAAAGTATATTTCGCCATATTTCAGAAATTATGAaataaacacattaattacAAATCGGCTTCCAATTTATGAAACTTTATATAATGTACATTACACAtcaaatgtaaaatataccCATACTTTTTTTGACCCTAGCTCAAAAAAGAGTGGAATCCTTAAATTCAACCGCTCCTTATCTAATCCTAaccttaaatattacaacaCCGCTTCCGATTCTCCACAATCTTCAGATTTAACACCCTCAAATTCTGACACCTGTATTAACTCTGAAGAATCTAAGAAACATAACATCGAAATATCATATGAAGAGTACTGGAATGACGCGGATATAGAAGAACTGGAACGAGAACACCCTGAACTTGTAGTCAGAGGAACAGTTTTCATTCCAGCCTTTGCCACTTATGAGTCCAAACTTATACTAACAAACAGTACAAACATAAATCTAGCTAATACAAacataaatttgaataataatatactaaaggAGTCTGAGGACCACTCTGGAGCTAAGAAGAAGGGAACGAATGAGTTGAAGATTTATGGCTTTATTTCCAGGAATAGAGCGTTTCACGGCGATTCAGTTGTTGCAATTAAGTCGAGAAGGCAAAAAGCAGTGACACATATGCCATCACAATCTCCAGGTGCTAAAATCGCGTATAAAGAAACACCTGGAGAGTGCCGAGTGATTAAAATTCTTGCCAGATCACCGAACCTTTCAAGCTTTGTTTCAACATTTAACTTATCTGAGttttttgataataaattggaATATGTGAGGTGTCAACCCAGAGATACCAGATGGCCTGCatttaaagtatataaatcAGATCTAAACACTGATGTAACTACTGTATTAAATTCATATAAATCTGATTGTCCGAATTCTAAGTTGgacaaaaatattttatgtataaaCCGTTTCGTAGAATGGAAAAAGAGTGAATTAGAACCAAAAGGAGGTATAATACGTGTTATAGGGGAGACTGGTGACCCTGATTCTGAGATGGAGGGGACGCTGTTGTTTCATGGCCTAGATCCGAAGGGGTTTTCAGAGCCTGTTTTAGCCAACTTAAACGAGTTGATAGAGGAGGGAAACAAGACAAAATGGGATAACAGGAAGGATATGAACCATCTGTTTGTAATTTCAATTGATCCTCAAGACGCCAAAGATTTGGATGATGCACTTTCAATTGAGCTAATTCCCACTAATTCACCAGATTCTGCTGATGGCGGTATTATGTATAGAATTGGAGTACATGTGGCAGATGTGAGTCATTTTGTAAAGGAAAACTCATTGGTGGATTTGGATGCAAGAACGAGGGCAACTTCAGTGTATATGGAGCATCTGGTTTACCCAATGTTACCCCAGCAGTTGAGCGAAGACTTGTGTTCACTGCTTCCAAAGAAGGAAAAGCTTTGTTTTTCAGTTTTTGTTGACGTCTGTGAGTCAGGCGAGGGTGAAAAAATTGGAAATGACCTGTATATCAGAGATGTAAATTTCGTTTTATCTACAATAACTAGCAAGAACAGACTCACATACGATAATGCCAAAACAATGTTATACGGCTGTTTAAACGTGAAAAGGGGTGGAAAAGAGCTTGATTTGGCATCTTACAGCTTCAGTTATATCGAGAAGATGATAGAGGATTTGGGCATAAGTGACGAGACTAAGCTGTCGTTGGTGAGGCTTTACTACTTGTCACAGAAGCTGAGGTATTATAGGCTAAAACAACTCGGAGCAGTTCACGTGGATATTGACGGTTCAATTAAGTGTCATATTCCTAAACTTACTGGCCAGAATCAGAAGTCTGATGAACCCATTGATAGATACTTAAATAACAAGGGGAAACTGGACAGACGTTACATGTTGAGAGTTGAAAAGATGCCGAAAGAAAGCCATGAACTGATAGAGGAGATGATGTTACTGGCCAACACACAAGTTGCTAAGTTCATTTCAGAGAAAATCGACCTCTACTTTCTAAGAATCCATGAAGACACAAGTAAGGCGGTTAAGTCCTTAATAGCACAAATGCTACCGAAGAACCTTAAAAATCTCATCCAAGTGGATAAGATGAATGTTACTGAAGTTTTAAGCAAGTGCGAACATTACATGGACCCTTCAGCATTCCAGTCCTTGAGCTTTTCAGTGCTACAAAAGTTCAAAGAAGCTATCTACTCCCCCATTTACAGAGATGGTAATACTCAAAACACTAATACCAGTAACAGTGTTGATACCAGTAATAGTGTTGATACTAGTAACAGTGTCAATAGTAGTAACAGTGTTGATACTAGTAACAGTGTCAATAGTAGTAATCCTGTTGATTCTGTGAATGATGTGGGAAGAGTGGAAGTTAGACATTGGGGGTTGGCGTTACCTGtgtatttacattttacatCACCGATAAGGAGATATCCTGATTTATACACACACAGGATGTTGAAGGATATTTTATACGCAAAAGTTAGGAGTGACTCTGTGGACTTGCTTTCTAGAATTTGCGAACGTTGCAATTTGCAGAAGAGAAGAGCGTTTGACGCTCAGAAAGAGTATAAAAACTTCGCATTTAATAAGTATTTGCAGTTTCTATCATTCATCGCACCGAAACTTGACAAAGCTTACCTGAAAACTGTATCAATTTCACAGCCGTTCACATTAACTCAAGATAGTTCTGATGAGAGGAAAGGCGGAAACTCGGGAGTTTGGGGCTATTTGTATAATGACGCTTGTGTATCAAGTATTGTTTTAAACCATCAGGCAAACTCTCAGGAAGAAGCAGCTGTCAGTGAATCTAAAATCAGAAAGAAAAAGAGTAAAGTAAACGAAATGGGAGAAAAAAGAGATATGGGAAAGAGTTCAATAGTGTTTTATATCCCACTGTTAAACGAACAAAGGAGTGTAAGCTGTGATTCACTGGGTGTAAAGCCGGTGAATTTTAACTTTGATAAGAAAAGTAAAAAGAGGCAAAGAGTAAAGAGTTCAATTCTGAGCTCATATTATCAAAACAGCCGAGAATTAGAAAGTGAAGAGGAATATGGAAAAGGAAAGTCAGAAAATCAAGGAACAAAAGCACAAGGAATAACGGTAATGATGAATACTAAGAGATTACACTTTTACATTTATCAAAAAGCAAAAGTACTACTTATACCAGGCTCGAAAATGTGGACTGTAAGATTACCAATTGATTATCTCAAATGA
- a CDS encoding Major Facilitator Superfamily protein: MVEDNDIEECVTPSNSYYSNFVPENNSNDSIKGVGEFKDIDLSDTYTHYTISVENSAVNGGNNEKEGILEYILDSKLYLKHHDNLELSCITENINRNSKDFGHINRINPSLSGFGLGSISKYHRLLIIISFALSFISNFVGHFIREPLFTTKVNIQKSFGSSTLQLGYLDISYLTLYGIGHLVTPFVFSRSYVITFVSIFHLFLSITHFILFLAESLGWFIMIYGVTGFSCSVLWLSIYNDLHTWLPLKHRFILLTIWCCSSELGLSLGTIMCAHIQTETRWKILFMITSFINFVTGVLLFTCYRKPPRNSDEPNPLELTVPETKLFDPVNLSKDNINNIKQYFKGMRDNNSDVSGVCKNMVEMSTKVVKGHLNVMKRIKYLFIYILGYTCLRSARNCFAFWISFYLTTKLKYSIKSGIYATFVFQMGSCLGSLVAGALSKLLLKKYHLLSCAIASLFSFLLCPFIYFIEPDSVWKTFTFVFIFGLATNCTDLLITTRGLKTLCESSQEGAEADDYSVSLGTTFSISTFLSVLYGYISTYIAHHYGWDKMFLYLCVLMLLSTGAFGVPSRKEILGYIQSIL, encoded by the exons ATGGTGGAAGATAATGATATTGAGGAATGCGTTACTCCATCAAATTCTTATTATTCCAATTTTGTCCCAGAAAATAACAGTAATGATAGTATTAAAGGTGTTGGTGAGTTTAAGGATATTGATTTGTCCGACACTTACACACATTACACCATCAGTGTTGAGAATAGCGCCGTGAATGGCGGGAACAATGAGAAGGAAGGGATACTGGAATATATACTAGATTCAAAATTGTATTTGAAACACCATGATAACTTGGAATTATCGTGTATAACAGAGAATATAAACAGGAATAGTAAGGATTTCGGACACATTAATAGAATTAATCCCAGTTTATCCGGTTTCGGCCTGGGAAGTATCAGTAAATACCACAgattgttaattataatcTCTTTTGCACTATCatttatatcaaatttcGTTGGACATTTCATAAGAGAACCTTTGTTTACCACAAAGGTTAATATCCAAAAGAGCTTTGGAAGTAGCACACTACAACTTGGTTACTTGGATATCTCTTACCTCACGCTCTATGGGATTGGTCATTTAGTGACTCCATTTGTATTTTCTCGTTCCTATGTCATTACATTTGTGTCAATTTTTCACCTGTTCCTGTCTATAACACactttatattatttttagctGAGTCTCTGGGCTGGTTTATAATGATTTATGGTGTAACTGGGTTCTCCTGTTCAGTGTTGTGGTTGTCAATTTATAACGATTTACACACCTGGCTACCACTCAAACATAGGTTTATATTACTCACAATATGGTGTTGTTCGTCAGAATTAG GATTGAGTTTGGGAACAATAATGTGTGCTCACATTCAAACTGAGACTCGGTGGAAAATCCTATTTATGATAACATCTTTTATTAACTTTGTTACTGGAGTGTTGTTATTCACGTGTTATAGAAAACCGCCCCGTAACTCTGATGAGCCAAACCCTCTCGAGTTAACGGTGCCCGAAACTAAACTCTTCGATCCAGTTAACCTATCGaaagataatattaacaatatcAAGCAGTATTTTAAGGGCATGCGTGACAATAACAGTGACGTCAGTGGAGTGTGTAAGAACATGGTAGAAATGAGCACGAAGGTGGTAAAGGGACATTTGAACGTTATGAAAAGAATTAAATACCTgtttatatacattttgGGATATACTTGTTTAAGATCTGCCAGAAACTGCTTTGCATTTTGGATCTCGTTTTACCTCACCACTAAGCTCAAATACAGCATTAAGAGTGGAATTTACGCCACCTTTGTGTTTCAAATGGGCTCCTGTTTAGGTTCTCTAGTTGCCGGAGCACTCAGTAAACTTCTCCTCAAGAAGTATCACTTGCTTTCCTGTGCCATTGCATCACTTTTCAGCTTCCTCCTTTGTCCTTTCATCTACTTCATTGAACCAGATAGTGTTTGGAAGACGTTTACGTTCGTTTTTATCTTCGGACTGGCCACCAATTGTACAGACTTACTAATTACCACAAGAGGACTCAAAACACTCTGTGAATCATCTCAAG AAGGAGCTGAAGCGGACGATTATTCGGTATCTTTAGGAACTACATTTTCAATTTCAACATTCTTATCGGTTTTATATGGATACATTTCAACATACATCGCACATCA TTATGGGTGGGATAAGatgtttttatatttatgtgtACTGATGTTGTTATCTACTGGGGCCTTCGGAGTACCATCAAGAAAGGAAATCTTAGGATACATACAATcgattttataa
- a CDS encoding 3' exoribonuclease domain 1 protein: MSRIDYISIEGLRIDGRRKDEPRNTKLFFGSETSVDYLNYDGVSEILQGLNKVQVLIKGPSELEVKGAKNVYGILEEKVDIHCEILLSTEKKVKNSPNERLIKDLAMAVKSTYQEMIISHCYKTSSISIFINVIEYDGSIKSTVLNAVGLALIDAGVSLKDIVSSSTVSYLDSTVLTDPNQMEINASTATLCIAFSSSNNNIIYMDYKSKVALEDFKLMFDSCVSGSRIFIEYVKQRLINYANKAVNLNRKIHPY, encoded by the exons ATGTCTAGAATTGATTATATTAGTATAGAAGGTTTGAGGATAGATGGCAGGAGGAAGGATGAGCCTAGAAATACTAAATTGTTCTTTGGATCTGAGACAAGTGTCGATTATCTTAATTATGACGGTGTTTCTGAGATTCTTCAGGGATTAAATAAAGTTCAAGTACTCATTAAAGGCCCTTCTGAG TTGGAAGTAAAGGGAGCAAAGAATGTGTATGGAATATTGGAGGAGAAAGTTGATATACACTGTGAAATCCTATTGTCAACTGAgaaaaaggttaaaaacTCTCCAAACGAGAGACTAATTAAGGACCTCGCTATGGCCGTAAAGTCTACATACCAGGAAATGATCATTTCTCACTGTTACAAGACGAGTTCAATTtccatttttatcaacGTAATTGAGTACGACGGGAGCATAAAGTCGACAGTATTAAACGCTGTAGGCCTAGCACTTATTGACGCCGGTGTTTCTCTCAAAGATATCGTCTCCTCCTCAACCGTTTCATACTTAGATTCAACTGTCCTAACGG ACCCAAATCAAATGGAAATCAATGCCTCAACTGCCACTCTATGTATCGCCTTTTCTTCTTCAAACAATAAC ataatttatatGGATTACAAGTCAAAAGTAGCACTGGAAGATTTCAAGTTAATGTTCGACTCTTGCGTTTCTGGCTCCAGGATATTCATCGAATACGTTAAACAAAGATTAATCAACTATGCCAACAAAGCTGTCAATCTCAATCGTAAAATTCACCCAtattaa
- the MPA1 gene encoding aminopeptidase N yields the protein MHIRFVKKLLSVSLIFACLYIVNCSNLTRNISRSLTPESCRFGQGNSMPNRSLIKLRRFSFINKNQSFPNCLFTQSKLNFNYLARDSRTLVPVKDFISPFGTQSTVFTGKGVIKEKGIFGDRADFSTMTATETQTMTESETSSVTLKPVKKFVEIFRKDYKPPEFDVENVYLEFDLEDTETKVRSKLLMRRRPNTLPGNLTLNGDDLTCNFVAVDGVELKNVPVSGYTLDVDGNMTVPSAFLPKDDSRTFTVETHVTINPKNNTKLVGLYKSSAAFCTQCEPHGFRRITYYLDRPDVLSSFRVRVQADKKLYPVLLSNGNRVDSGDLGTRHFAEFVDPFPKPCYLFALVAGNLASISTTFKTMSGRNVLVQLSSEPEDVGKLQWALESVVKAMKWDEEKYGREYDLDEFHVFAVRDFNFGAMENKGLNIFNTALLLADVNTTTDAEFVRILSVVGHEYFHNWTGNRVTCRDWFQLTLKEGLTVFREHQFCGDMSSTLSNRIREVQYLMSVQFPEDSGPMSHPIRPESYISMDNFYTPTVYDKGAFVIGMYESLLGVDGFRRGMDLYFKRHDLSAVTCDDFRLAMADANNKDLTQFERWYYQSGTPVVEVVRAERVDNKYKLVLRQSTPPTPKQPVKQPFHIPLRLGLIGKSTGGDLLGNVLVELKEEQQEFEFGPVTEDCVLSLNRGFSAPVKVKYEQSPEELLFLMLYDTDGLNRWNAAQSLATKVVLDLTKDPTAEVPKTYLEAYKKLLNSDMDHNEKGLCMSMPDVDILASKMKPYDPGLLFASLRKLKQELGRTFRPTFTEMYKSLTLREGQKDELTKEDMARRFLRNTVFSFLVSMRDMESVELALKHYRDAKVMNDKYTAFVQLMHMEFQDRQKVVDDFYNFANGDAALVDKWFKAQAVSELESSLDTVKDLMSHKDFVLSNPNRFNSLVTVFTYGENFHKDNGEGYKFLTDSILTVDPVNPHVSARCCTKLLKFAMLEPKRSGLMKAQLERIFSTPNISPDLYEIAKKGLEFS from the exons ATGCACATACGTTTTGTAAAAAAGCTGCTCAGTGTTTCTTTGATTTTCGCCTGTttgtatatagtaaattgcTCAAATTTAACGAGAAATATTTCCAGAAGTTTAACGCCAGAATCTTGTCGTTTCGGGCAAGGAAACTCTATGCCTAATCGTAGTTTGATAAAACTAAGAAGATTctcatttataaataaaaatcaaTCATTTCCAAACTGTTTGTTTACACAGTCTAAATTAaactttaattatttagcCAGGGATTCCAGAACACTTGTTCCAGTAAAAGACTTTATCTCCCCCTTTGGAACGCAATCTACAGTATTTACCGGGAAAGGCGTAATTAAGGAAAAAGGAATATTTGGTGATAGAGCTGATTTTTCGACAATGACTGCGACTGAAACTCAGACCATGACTGAGTCTGAGACGTCGAGTGTGACGTTGAAGCCAGTTAAGAAGTTTGTGGAGATTTTTAGGAAGGACTACAAGCCTCCGGAGTTTGACGTCGAGAATGTGTACCTAGAGTTTGACCTAGAGGACACTGAAACCAAAGTGAGGTCGAAGCTATTGATGAGGCGCAGACCAAACACTTTACCGGGGAATTTGACGTTGAATGGGGACGACCTTACCTGCAATTTCGTTGCAGTTGACGGAGTTGAGCTTAAAAATGTCCCAGTTAGCGGATATACGCTTGACGTTGACGGGAACATGACTGTTCCAAGTGCGTTTTTGCCAAAAGATGACTCTCGCACTTTTACAGTTGAGACCCACGTCACAATTAACCCGAAGAACAATACCAAGTTGGTAGGACTTTACAAGAGTAGCGCGGCGTTCTGCACTCAGTGTGAGCCTCACGGTTTCAGACGCATAACTTATTACCTTGATAGGCCAGATGTCCTTAGCAGCTTTAGAGTAAGGGTTCAAGCTGATAAGAAGCTTTACCCCGTTCTCCTTAGTAACGGGAATAGAGTTGATTCAGGTGACTTGGGTACGAGGCACTTTGCAGAGTTTGTGGATCCATTCCCCAAACCCTGTTACCTATTCGCCCTTGTGGCTGGGAATTTGGCATCAATTTCAACCACTTTCAAGACAATGAGTGGAAGAAACGTGTTGGTTCAGTTGTCGTCAGAACCCGAGGATGTTGGAAAGCTCCAGTGGGCACTTGAGAGTGTAGTGAAGGCGATGAAGTGGGACGAGGAGAAATACGGCCGTGAGTATGATTTGGACGAGTTTCACGTATTCGCAGTTCGTGACTTTAACTTTGGAGCTATGGAAAACAAAGGCCTTAACATATTCAACACTGCTCTTCTTCTGGCCGACGTTAATACCACAACTGACGCTGAGTTCGTGAGAATTCTGAGTGTTGTGGGCCACGAGTACTTCCACAACTGGACCGGAAACAGGGTCACGTGTCGTGATTGGTTCCAGCTCACCCTCAAGGAAGGGCTTACGGTATTCAGAGAACATCAATTCTGTGGGGACATGTCAAGCACACTAAGTAACAGGATCAGGGAAGTACAGTACCTAATGTCCGTCCAGTTCCCCGAAGACTCTGGACCCATGTCTCATCCTATTAGACCTGAAAGTTATATCTCGATGGATAACTTTTATACCCCAACTGTCTATGATAAAGGAGCATTCGTTATag GAATGTACGAGTCATTGTTGGGAGTTGATGGGTTTAGAAGAGGAATGGACTTGTACTTTAAGAGGCATGATTTGAGTGCAGTGACGTGTGACGACTTCAGACTAGCAATGGCTGACGCGAATAACAAGGATTTGACGCAGTTCGAGCGTTGGTACTACCAGAGTGGAACACCCGTGGTTGAAGTAGTTAGGGCTGAGAGAGTTGATAATAAGTATAAGCTAGTGCTAAGACAGTCTACTCCCCCAACACCAAAACAGCCAGTTAAACAACCATTTCATATTCCATTGAGGCTTGGACTTATAGGAAAATCAACAGGTGGAGATTTGCTAGGAAATGTTTTGGTGGAGTTGAAAGAGGAGCAGCAGGAGTTTGAGTTTGGGCCAGTCACTGAAGATTGTGTATTATCACTAAACAGAGGCTTTTCAGCGCCCGTGAAGGTTAAATATGAGCAGTCGCCTGAGGAATTATTGTTCCTAATGTTATATGATACCGATGGTTTGAACAGATGGAATGCAGCGCAGAGTTTGGCCACTAAGGTCGTTTTGGATTTGACTAAGGACCCGACGGCTGAGGTTCCTAAGACGTATCTTGAGGCCTACAAGAAGCTTTTGAATTCGGATATGGACCACAACGAGAAGGGACTTTGCATGAGCATGCCCGACGTGGATATTTTGGCCTCGAAAATGAAGCCTTATGACCCAGGACTTCTATTCGCCAGTCTAAGGAAGCTGAAACAGGAGCTTGGAAGAACATTTAGACCAACTTTCACTGAGATGTACAAAAGTTTAACACTGCGTGAGGGTCAGAAGGATGAACTTACGAAGGAAGATATGGCCAGACGCTTTTTGAGGAATACAGTTTTCAGCTTCCTGGTAAGCATGAGGGATATGGAGTCTGTGGAATTAGCATTGAAGCATTACAGAGATGCTAAGGTTATGAATGACAAGTACACCGCCTTTGTACAGCTTATGCACATGGAGTTCCAAGACCGACAGAAAGTTGTAGATGACTTTTACAACTTTGCAAACGGAGACGCAGCACTGGTGGACAAGTGGTTCAAGGCCCAGGCAGTGTCAGAACTCGAATCCTCGCTTGACACTGTTAAGGATTTGATGAGTCATAAGGACTTTGTGCTCAGTAACCCTAACAGGTTCAACTCCCTAGTCACAGTTTTCACCTACGGTGAGAACTTCCACAAGGATAACGGAGAAGGTTATAAGTTCTTGACAGACTCGATTCTAACCGTGGATCCGGTAAACCCGCATGTGTCAGCCAGGTGTTGCACTAAACTACTCAAGTTCGCAATGCTGGAACCCAAACGCTCAGGCCTTATGAAAGCTCAGCTTGAAAGAATCTTCAGCACGCCAAACATCTCACCCGATTTATACGAAATTGCCAAAAAAGGACTTGAATTCTCATAA
- a CDS encoding WW domain binding protein 11 family protein, with protein MPTPLEVYNKRIKKKEKEKRKKLRYEVRASKKLLEDPENLKKELDELTHKAIIGRIDQESLERKEKIEKLWEQYTKTKHQKDLEENYQSQSSDDIHSSSDSEESSDDEKPKCVIEIEGEVKKKPVERRGFHDPEVPNDDFAKELFNNIPKLQTKVEGKTIAKGNMAKRIKYDNKNNPVNMGGKMNYTPRPPDNTIAANIPYTLNPPPMTPSPLLPGVLPPVPPPPQFPMVNLGTMPPQMNMFPPPVQPPPMMFPNPCVGPPSVTHKTEEPAETKEKIPLSKYFVPSHLRLKRKNPEKN; from the exons ATGCCAACACCCTTGGAAGTGTATAACAAGAGAATAAAGAAGAAGGAAAAGGAAAAG AGGAAAAAACTCCGGTATGAGGTTCGAGCGTCAAAAAAGCTTCTGGAAGACcctgaaaatttaaaaaaggAACTCGATGAACTCACACATAAAG CAATAATCGGAAGGATTGACCAGGAATCGCTGGAGAGAAAGGAAAAAATAGAAAAACTTTGGGAACAATACACTAAAACTAAACACCAAAAGGATTTGGAAGAgaatt aCCAATCTCAGTCTTCAGATGATATTCATTCCTCAA GTGATTCTGAGGAGTCTAGTGATGATGAAAAACcgaaatgtgtaatagaAATAGAGGGGGAAGTGAAGAAGAAACCTGTGGAAAGGAGAGGATTTCACGATCCTGAAGTTCCAAACGATGATTTCGCTAAGGAGCTTTTCAACAATATTCCCAAATTACAG ACTAAAGTTGAGGGTAAAACCATAGCTAAGGGTAACATGGCTAAGCGTATTAAGTATGACAATAAGAATAATCCTGTTAATATGGGTGGGAAGATGAATTATACTCCTAGACCACCTGATAATACAATAGCCGCCAATATTCCATACACACTAAATCCACCGCCAATGACTCCATCGCCTTTGTTGCCAGGGGTTTTACCTCCAGTACCACCTCCACCTCAATTTCCAATGGTGAATCTCGGTACAATGCCACCTCAAATGAACATGTTTCCTCCCCCAGTGCAACCACCACCAATGATGTTCCCAAACCCCTGTGTTGGACCTCCATCTGTTACACACAAGACGGAAGAACCTGCGGAAACCAAAGAGAAAATACCCTTATCCAAATATTTTGTACCATCACATCTTAG GTTAAAACGTAAGAATCCTGAGAAGAATTGA
- a CDS encoding Acidic leucine-rich nuclear phosphoprotein 32-related protein, translating to MDACLENRLKNFREEHGYDEDEDSSVYLKVRELILDGSTIKTITLKEGERLEKFKNLSKLSLNGTGLTSLTNFPEMPSLKVLELTDNYISDPIVFTMIPKLFPNLKILQMGGNHLKNPHDVKSLSVMPYLVVLGLAMNPMANEKNYRAVVFECLPNLEVLDQVDSTGAEYNYSSDEALDDDLEGDADEDDLEGGDLEEEDDVLKKFYEAEYKSDDDEDDDEFDPENQPDVEEDDFYEEDEDEEEEEADDDYDHKRPAEDDLENESTSSSRLKTE from the exons ATGGACGCGTGTCTTGAGAATAGGCTTAAGAATTTCAGGGAGGAACATGGCTATGATGAAGACGAGGATTCATCAGTATATTTGAAGGTCCGTGAGCTGATTCTTGACGGATCAACCATAAAAACAATCACGCTGAAGGAGGGTGAAAGGCTTGAAAAGTTCAAAAATCTGTCCAAATTGTCTTTGAATGGGACTGGACTGACTTCACTGACTAATTTCCCTGAAATGCCTAGCCTGAAAGTTCTTGAGCTCACCGATAACTACATCTCAGACCCAATTGTTTTCACTATGATCCCAAAACTCTTTCCTAACCTTAAAATACTGCAAATGGGCGGAAATCATCTCAAAAATCCACATGACGTTAAATCACTC AGTGTAATGCCGTATTTGGTTGTTTTGGGTCTGGCTATGAACCCTATGGCTAATGAGAAGAATTACAGAGCAGTTGTGTTTGAGTGTTTACCTAATCTTGAGGTTCTTGACCAAGTTGATTCCACAGGTGCTGAGTACAACTACTCATCTGACGAGGCTCTTGATGATGATCTTGAGGGCGATGCTGATGAAGATGATCTAGAAGGAGGCGATTTAGAAGAAGAAGACG ATGTGCTGAAAAAGTTTTATGAAGCTGAATATAAGAGtgatgatgatgaagatgacGATGAGTTCGACCCTGAGAATCAGCCGGACGTTGAGGAGGATGATTTCT acGAGGAAGACGAGGATGAAGAGGAGGAGGAAGCTGACGACGATTATGATCATAAAAGACCAGCTGAAGACGATCTTGAGAATGAAAGCACATCATCGTCAAGACTAAAAACTGAATAA